GGCGGTTGAGGGTGGTCGGGTCGTGCGTGGCGAAGTGGACCTCGAGCAGGGCTTCGTAGGAGATGACCTTCGGGTCGTACACGATGCGGACCGATTCGGCGTGGCCGGTCGCGCCCGTGGTGACCTGCTTGTAGGTGACGGGCTGGACGTCGGGGCTGACATGGCCGCCGGTGTAGCCGCTCGTGACGTCGTGGACGCCTTGGAGCTGCTCGAAGACGCCCTCGACGCACCAGAAGCAGCCGCCGGCAAAGTAGGCCACGCCGACCTCGCCCAGCGACGCGACGTCACTGGCTTCGGTGAAGGCCAGGCTCTCGCTATTGACGCAGAACCGCATGCCGGTGGGCTGCGGGCCGTCGTTGAAGACGTGGCCGAGGTGGCCGTCGCAGCGAGCGCAGAGGATCTCGGTGCGGATCATGCCGTAGCTGGTGTCTTCCTTGATGTTGATGTTCTCGTTAGCGACGGGCTTGAAGAAGCTGGGCCATCCCGTGCCGCTGGTAAACTTGGCGTCGCTGGCGAAGAGCGGGAGCTGGCAGCCGGCACAGGCGTAGACGCCGTCCTTCTTGTTGTCGAGCAGGGTGCCGCAGAAGGCGGGCTCGGTGCCGGCGTTGCGGAGGATCTTGTAGGCCTCGGGGCTCAGCCGCTCCTTCCACTCGGCCTCGCTGAGCTCGAGACGGGGCATCTGGATCGGGCCGACGAGGCTGCCGT
This Phycisphaerales bacterium DNA region includes the following protein-coding sequences:
- a CDS encoding bifunctional methionine sulfoxide reductase B/A protein; this translates as MTPRSHAFRLLSTSFIALVAATVAVASVLRPFPLASNQTVREGSIMSTTDSAAGSTTSLRVFDTNGSLVGPIQMPRLELSEAEWKERLSPEAYKILRNAGTEPAFCGTLLDNKKDGVYACAGCQLPLFASDAKFTSGTGWPSFFKPVANENINIKEDTSYGMIRTEILCARCDGHLGHVFNDGPQPTGMRFCVNSESLAFTEASDVASLGEVGVAYFAGGCFWCVEGVFEQLQGVHDVTSGYTGGHVSPDVQPVTYKQVTTGATGHAESVRIVYDPKVISYEALLEVHFATHDPTTLNRQGGDVGTHYRSAIFYANEQEKQAAQAFIASQKGEFRDPIVTTLEPLNGFQVAEDYHQDYAELNPDQPYICNVALPKIEKVRSKFPQKLKQK